Below is a window of Ciceribacter thiooxidans DNA.
TGGCAGGGCGGCAAGGACGCCGGCGGTGGCAATCAACCCGTAATCGGAAACGCGGCCGCCGGCCAGATCGGCGATTGCAACCGTCAGCGTCTTGGCGCGCTGGTTCGAGGTGAACAAGAGCGCATAGAAAAACTCGTCCCAGGCGAGCAGGAAGGCGAACAGTGCCGACGTCGAGATCACTGGCGCGGCAAGCGGCAGCATGATGATCCGGAGCGTCTGGAAGAGACTTGCACCATCGATCATCGCCGCGGCTTCGATCTCCTTCGGTATGGAATCGAAGCCGGACTTCATCAGCCAGGTCGTGAAAGGTGCCAGGATCGTCAGGTAAACGAGCGCCAATCCGAAGACATTGTTGAGCATGCCGAAATGAGCGAGCGCAAAGTAGAGGGGCACGGCTAGCGCAACCGGCGGCAACATGTAGGTGGCAACGACGAGCGACAGCGACCAGCTTACGGACGGCGTGCGCGACACCGCCCAACCGGCCGGGATGGCGAGCGCGATGGCGGCGACCGTAGCCATGCCGGCGACCTCGATACTGTTGCGCAGCGATGCCAGAAATGCCGCGCCGGCGCTGTTCTCGACCGTCGATAACAGTGTCCGATAACGCGAGAAATCCATCTGTTGCGGCCACCAGCGCAGCGGCTTCGCTGCGAGATCAGCCGCCGGCGATATACTCATGACGAAGAGCCAGAGGATGGGCGCGAGAATGAGCGCCGCAAGCAGCAATGCAGATATGTAGATGAATGCCGTGAAGAGCGGGCTCTTTCGTTCCATCAGGCGTTGCTCCCCGCGGCTTTTCTAACGAGCGCGGCATAGCCGACTGCGAGCACCGTCACCAAAAGCGTGGCGATGAGCGCAAGTGACGCGCCCGAGCCGGCCCGCTGGAATGAAAATGCTTCTTGATAAACGAGAATTGAGAGCGTGCGCGTACTGTTGGCCGGACCGCCGCGCGTCATCACCCATATGATGTCGAACACCTTGAACGCTTCGATCGTCCTTAACACGAGGGCCACGAGCAGTGGTCCGGCGATGTAGGGCATGATGACGTAACGGAAACGGTTGAATGCGCCGGCGCCGTCCACCAGCGATGCGGCTATCACATCGCGGGGCACCGCCTGCAAGGCTGCGAGCGCAATCAATGCCACGAGCGGGAAGTTCTTCCAGCAGTCGGCAACAATGAGGGCGGCGAGTGCCGTGCCCGGTTCGCCCAGCCAGGAACGGTATGCGTCGAGGAGACCGATCTGGGTCAGAGCCGCGTTCAGGGCGCCGTATTCGGGATTGTAGATCAGCCGCCACAATGTCGCGTTGACCACCGTTGGCAGCGCCCATGGCAAGATCATCAGTGCGCGTAGCAGGAACCGACCGCGGAAGTCCTGGTTGAGCAGAAGAGCCGCGAGCACGCCGATGACCAGTTCGGCCGCCACCGATATGATTGCGAAAAGGGCCGTCGTGATCAGGGTGCGCTCAAAATTCGAACTCGAAAGTATTCGTGCGTAGTTGGAAACCCCGACAAAATTGCCCTCCGTTCCGACGAGCCTGGCATCGGTGAACGACAGGCGCGCGGTGTCAAACAGGGGCCAGCCGATCACCGCGATCATAACCACGAGGAGCGGCAGCATCAGGAGCCAGGCGCGAAGCGTCATGGAGGTACCTGACATGTGGCGGTCCTTCCCAGGTTTTCGACATCGAGTTGAGCGGCCGGGCGGCACGGGCCGCCCGGCAATTGTGAATTCTTCAGAGACCGCTGTTTTCGGCGGCGGACTTCAGCGCGTCCTCCGGTGTCGACTGACCGAGCAGTGCTTCCTGGATTGCCTGCTGCAGGGCGGTCGACAGCTCCTGGTATTTGGGTGTGGTAGGCCGGGCGTACATGGCGGCCAAGCCCTTCTCCGCCGCAGCGACGAGTTCCTCCTGACCGGCGGTCACGGTCGAGTCCTCGTAAGATGAGGACCAGATCGGCAGACTGAGCTTGGCATAGGCGTTCTGCGTCGCCTGTGATGTCATGAAGGTGATGTATTTCCAGGCTTCTTCGGGATGTTTGCTCGCCGTCGTGATGCCGAGGCCCATCGAACCGTTGACCGCGGAAACTTCGCTCTTGCCCTCGACACCGGGCGCGGGAACGACGCCGACCTTGCCTGCGACCTTGCTATCCTTGGGATCGTTGGCCATGTTGTACATGTAGGTCCAGTTCAGTGCGAAGGCCGCATCACCGTTCTCGAACACCTTGCGGACGTCCTCTTCGAGGAATTCCTTGGAGTTCGGATTGGTCAGACCCGACTTATAGCTGTCGACCATGTACTTGAGAGCATCGAGACCGCCGTCTGTCTGAAAGACCGGCTTGCCATCCTTTAGAAAGTCCCCGCCATAGGCGCTGACCAGCGTCGTGTAGTCGCAGATTGCGGCTTCGGCCTGCGACCAGCTCCAGGCAATCGGCGTCTTCAGCAGGTTCTTCTGCTGGATGATCTTGGCTTGCTCCGTGAGTTCGGCCCAGGTCTTCGGGGGAGCAGTGATCCCGGCCTTTTCGAGGATTTCCTTGTTGTAGAACAGGTATTTTGTGTCGAGGATCCACGGCATGCCATAGTATTTTCCCTCATACTGGACCGTGGTCCACGCGCCGGGGAGAACACCCGTCTTCATGTCGTCGGTAATCTTGTCGGAAACGTCGACCAGTACATTGTTTGCAGCGTATTCTGCCGGCCAGATCACGTCGAAGAGCACGACATCGTAACCGCCCCCCGAACCCTGCGCGAGTACCGTCTTGTCGTGCAGGCCCTCATACGGCACGAATTCGAGATTGACCGTCACATCGGGATTGGCCTTGGTGAAGGCTTCCGTCATGGCGCGGACATCGGCCTCACTATAGGCCGCCTGTGCCATGAACAGTGCGTTGATCTTGGTCTCGGCCATGGCATGCGGTGCGACGGCCGCGCTTGCAAGCGCGGCGGCGACCAGTGTCGTTTTCCGGAATTTCAACATTGCTGCCTCCAGTTTTTTCGATTGCGCAGATCCGCAGGCGTCGTTCGGTTGCCTGAAGAATGAACCGGACACGAGGGCTATCCCCGTACCGCATGATTTCTGGGTGTCCGCACTGCGGGCGCCTTGTTCCCGGAACTCTTCGGTCCCTAATAAGTCAAATGTCTTGACTTATTACTTCTCCAATACTCTAGTAGAGTCAAGAGGTAACCCTGCATGAATGAACGCCGGCCGATCCGCGCCACGAGCGGCACTAATCACGAGGGCACCAGCACGCATAACCGCCGGGTGATGATCGATGCCCTGCGCATTAACGGCGCGCTGTCGCGGGCGGACCTCGCGCGGGCGACGAGGCTCACCAAGCAGGCAGTTTCGAACATCATCGATGAGTTGGAACAGGACGGGTTGGTGACCGCCGGGCAAACGATCCGCAGGGGCAGGGGGCAACCCTCAACGCCCTACCGTCTGGTACCGGAAGGCGCCTTTGCCATCGGCCTGCAGATCGACCGGCATGTGACGCGGGCGCTTGCTGTGGATCTGATGGGAAACATACTGGCGCGCGCGCAAGCCACCCTGCCGCCCGGTGGACCGGCTGCCGGTGCAAAGGTGGTCTTGGCACTGATCGCCGAAATTCGGGGTGCGTTGACCAAGGTCGCACGCCAGTCCGAGAGGCGGCTGGTCGGCCTTGGCATCGCGATGCCCGGCCCCTTCGGGGTCGGCGGTTCCGGTGACGACCCGTGGATGATGGAGGCGTGGCAGAGATTCCCGCTGCTGGAGACGCTGATGTCGGGAACCGGTCTGGATGTCAGCCTGCAGAACGATGCGACGGCATGCGCCACGGCTGAGCGGATGGTGGGCGCCGCCCACGGCCTCGACCATGTCGTTTGCCTGTATCTCGGTTACGGCATCGGCGCCGGCCTCATCCTAGGAGGTGAACTTTACAACGGCGCAGGAGGTAATGCCGGCGAGATCGGCATGGCCCTGCTGCATTCGGGCGGTGCTACACGCACCCCGCTTGAGCATCATGCCTCGCTGGCCTCGCTCTACCAGTATCTGAAAATCGACCCGGGTGCCTTAGATTCTCAAGAGAAGATGGCGCAGTTGGCTTCGTCAGACGATCCGAGGATCGGAAGATGGGTAGAAGCCGCAGCCGCGGATCTGCGCTGGAGCGTGCATCTGATCGAAACGATCTTCGACCCGCAGACGGTAATCCTCTGCGGTGGGACGCCGCCGACCCTGGCCGGTCGGCTGATCGAGGCGATGCAACCCCTCCTGCCGTCGATTGCCGACCGGGGCGAACGGACGCTACCGCGTCTGCAACTTGGAATGACAGATCCCTGGGCGGTGGCGCTGGGTGCGGCCGCAGAGCCGATAAGCCGGGCCTTCGACCCGCGCTTCTCCGCAATTCTTAAAGGCTGATTTCGGTTTCGCCGGGTCTCCGCGACCGCGATTATCGCTGAGCATCGTCCACCGACAGAAACCAGGGGGAGCTCGCCCGGCAGGACGGTCCTCGTTTGGCGCCACGCCCGACTAAGTCGAAAAGGCAGGGTGGGGTGTCAAGCAGTGCAGGGGACGGCACTCGGTTGCGGGTCTCCGGCAGATCGGCGGGACAGTACTGGCTTCCAGGGAGGCGCAAATGACCCTGCGCCCTGTCTTGCCCTTGATCGTCACCGCATTCTCGGATCGAGCTGCAGCGGTTGCTCGGTCGGGTCGCTTGAACAGGAATTGGACCTATTGGCTGACTCATCGACGGTCAAGCCCTCAAAAGCGTGATTGAGCGCGCGCATGTTCCCCGCAATCTGAACCACCACAACATCCGAGGCGATTCCGGGGAGCGGGCCGTGCGAGGGTTCTGAATCGTGGTCATTACGGCAGTCCACTATTCCTCAAACTTATCGTCGCATCGCGAAATGACATTGGCGCGAGAACGACTGGCGATCTACGCTAATTCCGAGGAGAAATCGTGAGAAAATAATGGTAACGCAAATTCGATCATATTGGCGAAACTTCATAGATGGTGAATGGGTCGACAGCAGCGACGGGAGAACTATCCCGGTCACCGATCCGGCAACGGGCAGAAATATTGCACACGTCGCCTGTGGGGCCGCCGCCGAGATCGATATGGCCGTAACGGCGGCCCGGCGCTGCTTTGAAAGTCGGCGGCTCCAACTTATGTCGCCCGCCTCACGTGGGGAGCTCATGTTCGCAATAGCCGAGCAGCTCGACCTCCTGGCGGACGAGATCGCCGAGGTGGAAATCCAGGATAACGGCAAGACGCGGGCCGGCGGTTACAATGAAGTCAAGCTAACTCAGCGCTACCTCCGATATTATGGTGGTATGGCCGACAAGCTCGAGGGTCGCCAAATTCCTCTCGGCGACGGGATCGTCGACTATACGGTCCATATGCCTTATGGCGTGTCTGCCCAGATCGTGCCCTGGAATGGTCCTTTGCCCGTAGGCGCGCGCTCCATTGCCTGTGCTTTGATTACCGGAAACACGGTGGTCCTGAAGTCGCCCGAGGATTCTCCGCTCAGCCTCTTCTTGCTTGCCGAAGCCTGCGAACGTGCTTCTGTTCCGAAGGGCGCTGTCAATATCGTCTGCGGCTATGGTCAAGAAGCCGGTGCTACTCTTGTGGGTCACAAGGACATCGATCATATTGTGTTCACCGGCTCCGTGGAGACGGGCAAGAGCGTTTT
It encodes the following:
- a CDS encoding ROK family transcriptional regulator — its product is MNERRPIRATSGTNHEGTSTHNRRVMIDALRINGALSRADLARATRLTKQAVSNIIDELEQDGLVTAGQTIRRGRGQPSTPYRLVPEGAFAIGLQIDRHVTRALAVDLMGNILARAQATLPPGGPAAGAKVVLALIAEIRGALTKVARQSERRLVGLGIAMPGPFGVGGSGDDPWMMEAWQRFPLLETLMSGTGLDVSLQNDATACATAERMVGAAHGLDHVVCLYLGYGIGAGLILGGELYNGAGGNAGEIGMALLHSGGATRTPLEHHASLASLYQYLKIDPGALDSQEKMAQLASSDDPRIGRWVEAAAADLRWSVHLIETIFDPQTVILCGGTPPTLAGRLIEAMQPLLPSIADRGERTLPRLQLGMTDPWAVALGAAAEPISRAFDPRFSAILKG
- a CDS encoding carbohydrate ABC transporter permease — protein: MERKSPLFTAFIYISALLLAALILAPILWLFVMSISPAADLAAKPLRWWPQQMDFSRYRTLLSTVENSAGAAFLASLRNSIEVAGMATVAAIALAIPAGWAVSRTPSVSWSLSLVVATYMLPPVALAVPLYFALAHFGMLNNVFGLALVYLTILAPFTTWLMKSGFDSIPKEIEAAAMIDGASLFQTLRIIMLPLAAPVISTSALFAFLLAWDEFFYALLFTSNQRAKTLTVAIADLAGGRVSDYGLIATAGVLAALPPVLIGLLTQRALISGLTSGGVKG
- a CDS encoding carbohydrate ABC transporter permease translates to MSGTSMTLRAWLLMLPLLVVMIAVIGWPLFDTARLSFTDARLVGTEGNFVGVSNYARILSSSNFERTLITTALFAIISVAAELVIGVLAALLLNQDFRGRFLLRALMILPWALPTVVNATLWRLIYNPEYGALNAALTQIGLLDAYRSWLGEPGTALAALIVADCWKNFPLVALIALAALQAVPRDVIAASLVDGAGAFNRFRYVIMPYIAGPLLVALVLRTIEAFKVFDIIWVMTRGGPANSTRTLSILVYQEAFSFQRAGSGASLALIATLLVTVLAVGYAALVRKAAGSNA
- a CDS encoding aldehyde dehydrogenase family protein, whose protein sequence is MVTQIRSYWRNFIDGEWVDSSDGRTIPVTDPATGRNIAHVACGAAAEIDMAVTAARRCFESRRLQLMSPASRGELMFAIAEQLDLLADEIAEVEIQDNGKTRAGGYNEVKLTQRYLRYYGGMADKLEGRQIPLGDGIVDYTVHMPYGVSAQIVPWNGPLPVGARSIACALITGNTVVLKSPEDSPLSLFLLAEACERASVPKGAVNIVCGYGQEAGATLVGHKDIDHIVFTGSVETGKSVLRAAAERVIPCVMELGGKSAAIVYADADLDDAARNITRGILHHSGQICSAASRLVVNRSIVGTLVEKIRAEAARRSVGPGADGCDMGPVISERQLSRIEALCDAGVAEGATLEMGGKRLDREGYFLPPTIFTNVSPDMRIAQEEFFGPVLVVLPFDTPEEAVAIANGTDYGLAAGVFSRDLKLTLWTVDRLVAGQVYVNDWWVGGVETPFGGARRSGYGREKGQEALLGYVQTKNVGIRL
- a CDS encoding extracellular solute-binding protein, which produces MLKFRKTTLVAAALASAAVAPHAMAETKINALFMAQAAYSEADVRAMTEAFTKANPDVTVNLEFVPYEGLHDKTVLAQGSGGGYDVVLFDVIWPAEYAANNVLVDVSDKITDDMKTGVLPGAWTTVQYEGKYYGMPWILDTKYLFYNKEILEKAGITAPPKTWAELTEQAKIIQQKNLLKTPIAWSWSQAEAAICDYTTLVSAYGGDFLKDGKPVFQTDGGLDALKYMVDSYKSGLTNPNSKEFLEEDVRKVFENGDAAFALNWTYMYNMANDPKDSKVAGKVGVVPAPGVEGKSEVSAVNGSMGLGITTASKHPEEAWKYITFMTSQATQNAYAKLSLPIWSSSYEDSTVTAGQEELVAAAEKGLAAMYARPTTPKYQELSTALQQAIQEALLGQSTPEDALKSAAENSGL